TCAATGAGGCgctatttaaatgtaaaataatggaaaaaagattggaaaaaaaaaatatatatatatatacaaaagtaATGGAAGGCATTCTCCTTCCTTATTGTACACAATGTGTGTAATCAGCCTAAATTAAAGGTATCCGTTATATCCTGTAAGTGAAAACCACAAGCTGCTACCAGCATTTACAAaccttttgttgtctttttttcttcatcatttCCTCTGtttgtcagtaaaaaaaaatgtaaaaactcgttttttttcttgattaaaaatataaaaactgacCAAATTCTTCTCTTTTGTTAGTTTTCTCTTATTAAACGTCAAAAAATGCAAttcacacattgtgtgtgtgtgtgtgtgtgtgtgtgtgtgtgtgtgtgtgtgtgtgtgtgtgtgtgtgtgtgtgtgtgtgtgtgtgtgtgtgtgtaaaatacacacataaatgGAAAGGAAAAAgcaaagtaaattattattattattgttattattatttatttatttgacgcAAAAACAAATTTGACACGAATTTCGATGacaaaagacaactgaaattttttttgatatttttttttttatttccacttacataaaattatataaaaaaatttcaaaaggtCACgggggtttattttttttatacattgttcacacaaaaaaatatcacaaaatgcATCAAATTACATGAAGACGGAGGAACGCGCTCACTGCGCCTTTTGGAGACAACCTCACcgtctttaatatatatatatatatatataaaagacaaacacacacatggctTTGCATTACATAATATAGACAGTTACATCTAATGTCCTATTCAGACTATACTAGTAAAAACCACACAAGGAAATACGTGTGACATGCCATGACAGGTTCATTGTAAAAAGCGCACAGGCTACAGCAAGCACCCGTAGATGAAAAGAGGATAAGGTCGtaaattttaaagactttacacGACGAGAAATAACGACtcattggcaaaaaaaaaaataagaaaacaaaacaatatagaGCTGGAAAAAGGAGCGCATTTTCCTCCTTATGAGCGCAGCGCAGGTCGCTGTGcagatttaaatataaatattaaatacacaTCCCAATTATGCATGTAAGATTAAAAACAGGTCGTTTCCGTACCAATGAAATGTTTTACTAGTAAACATGTTAATAGTAAAGCAGTGCCAACACCTGAGAAGATGTATTTGTGgtcctataataataataatactccGCAGCTCTGCAGGACGCACTCAGCACGTAAGAAAAATTGGTCCCATTATGTGTGAAatggctttaaaaataaaaatgaaataaaataaaaaggtaattATGGCACTGTAGTTTATTTCTGTGCTCGTTTTATTCACAAATATTTCTTACATCAAAATGTTTGCCTTTATTTTCGCGCCTCCAGTTCTAATGCGCGCCTGACGCATCTGTTCACTTTAATAAGAAATCCGACGCTTTCCTGTCTTTTTAAAGATCTAACTTAACCTAAACCTTACAGTAAGACAAGGACTGCTAAGTGAATCCTAGAATCTATAAGTGCTTCCTGTGTTCAAATAATAAAGATGCACCTGTGTTTGAACGCTCACAATGAGAGAGGGTTACCTTCATGAATGTAGGACACTTTAACACAAAAGCTGTGTAACATCACACAGCGGATGTTGTTGCTCAGCGGCTGGGTTGCTTGTAGTTGCCGTTGATCTCCTCGGAGATGTTGACGGCCTCTGCACCCAGTGGCAACCTGTCGCTGTACTCTGATCCCACCTCGAACTCCTCCGGGTTGGTTTTGGATGAGGATCCAGGGATGGAGTCCGTCACTACGCTGCCCTCggcctccccctcctcctcttctccaTCCCCATCCCTCTCCTCTGCATCAGCCTCTTCCTCCCCCTCGCCCAGCTCACTGGGGTTAAAGGTTTTCTCAGACTCCACCAAAGACGCTCGACGATCAAATTCTTTCATCTGCTTCTCCATCTGATCTGGATTCTGGGACTTCATGATCAGCTTGTAGGTTTTTCCTTGGTACTTGTATAACAAATGGCAGCAGGTGGCTCCAAACAAAGGGACGGTGGCCAGGCccaataggaaaatgcttacaACCACTATGATGAGCAGTGACGGGATCTTCTTGCGAGTGGTGAAGACTACTTGGACCTGGCAGTCCTGCCCCCCATAGGTGAGGCACAGCGTGTAATTGGTGCCTGGCTTCAAACCGTGGAAGTGATATGCATTTTTCCCCTCTTCTATCTTTGACCACTCAACCATTGAATGTCCATTTTTAGTTTCCACACAGAGGTAGAGAATATCTAAGGAGGTCTTGCTGGACAATTGGTACAAACCAACAGGTTCTTTGTTGACCGTTTCCTGGTCTTCACTCTGACTCTGGTGGAGGTTggatttgctgctgctgctgctgacggCCCCCTGCAGAGGGTTCAGCTGCACTTTGGCCTCCGTCTCTGACACTTCTAATGCAAGAACCCCAAAATCAAACGTGTACTGCTTCAGGTCATCCAAGCTCATGTTGAAGGCGTGGTTGGAGATGTACTCGGTGCCGTCCTTCACGCCGCACTTACTTGCAAAGCTGGGGTCTTTGGAAACATCATCGATCTGTTTGGTGTCAATAACTTTGTCCTTTGAGCCTTCAGAAACATCTTTGATCTTCTCACCAGGTTTCCCCCAAGTGATCACATTGTTTTTGGACATTTTGGAGTCTGTTGGCTTTTTGCTGGATGGGCGTATCTTATCCACGATTGAGTCAGTGATTGAGTTGCTGTCTTTTTTCTGGGTACCAGTTAGAACCAGTTGAACTCCTCTTTCTGCCTTACCTACATCATTCACAGCAGAGCAGCTGTAATTCCCATCCTCTTTTTTACTCATGTAGGGAATTACAAGGCTGCCATTCCTATAAACCAGGAATCTGTTGCTGGTTGTTTTATCATTAACTGGCATGTCACTGGTTTCTCCAGTGGGAGCCAAAGGGAAAAGATAGTTTTGATTTCCAGCAGTCACCTCCCAGTTGATCTGAGGCTGAGGGCTTCCTTTTGTCACGCAGTTCAAAACAACCATATCACCCTCATTAAGATCTGTGTTCTCGATGTTTGGCTCCATTGTTATGGTGACAGTAGGGGCCTCACAGTCCAGTTTAGGAATATTTGTAACCATCATACCTTTCATGTGTTCTGGGGCCTCACACAGAATTGAATTCTCTTCAGGGACTGAAATTCTAGCCGTTGCAATCCAGTCTCTGAGCCACTCTAGGCTGCAGGAGCAGGTGAAAGGGTTGTTAAAAATCTGCAGGAGAGACATGGAGGAGAGGGCGCTGAAAGTACCCTGCACGATGGTGGTGAACCTATTGTTGTTGATGCGGAGCGACTTCAGGTCTTTGAGCGTGGACAAGGCGTCCTTGGGAAGGTTCACCATCtcattgttattcatttttaggAGCTGCAGCGCTGTGAGGTTGTGCAAATCCTCCCATGGAAAGTCCACTATTTTGTTGTGGCTGATGTCCAGGTTACGAAGCTGAATAACAGGGGCAAAGGTGCCCGTCTCAATGGTGACGATCTCATTGTGAGCCAGCCAGAGCGAGGAGAGCTGAGTGACGTCCAcaaagctttttctttttaacagttTGATCTTATTGGCAGAAAGGTTGACGGTCGTGACATTGGAAGGGAGACGAAGAGGTACCTCCAGCAGGGTTTTGTAAGCACAATCGGCGTAATGATGGAGTAGTTTGTCCTGGCAGCTGCAGATGGCAGGGCAGCACTGCACAGTGGACAACACAGTCCACAGGGCAACAAGCTGCAGCAGCTTCACAGCCATTTTCTGCACCTGGAAAGAAGCAAATCTTTATTAAACATCTCTTatacacagcaaaaaaaaagctttcttGTTTGCTTGTTCTGtgtgtctttggctgctgtaacgtgtgaatttccccactgtgggataaaataaagtatagtctaatctaatctaatctatatTCTTACGACGCTTTCACGaatattgttgacattttttttatttatttataattttatttcattttcaaataaacATCATACAAACACTTAAACTTAACATGAAAGCAGGGTCATGTGCAAGCGTCATTATGAGGGTCTCAAAACAGTCCACTAACacagacaaagaaagaaagaaataaatgcattgaaaaataaaattaaaataaatacaataataataataataaataataataataataataataataataataataataatacaaaaaagaataatgatcATAATAGCGTTGAGATGCCTtacattgttgacatttttaacattaTCAGTGCAATTATAAAAACAGAGACAGACAaatatttgcaaaaacaattttaaagacacaaaaaaaggaaaggCTTGACCCCATATTGGCTAAcatagtgtttctcaaatggcggTACGTGTACCTATAGGGGTACgctaagagagagagagagaaaaagtggaaaatgaacccatgaaagcattaaaaaaatatgcgggtttaaatactatatatatatatatatatatatatatatatatatatatatatatatatatatatatatatatatatatatatatatatatatatatatatatatatcatactAATGATGATGAAAGGGATTTTGAttggaacatgaactgaaaatacaaaggtcagtcttggttctaCACCAGGGGAgatatgaccagaaatgataaactaTAGAAACAAATCCACCCAggatgcactaaatactgtttaattctacttatttacaattgGAATCTTTAGAATGTGTGTAATATCTCATTTATTAtatcattatgctttatagttgtaGATGTTGCAacatgttgtagtcggacaaagggggtaccaggaataaaatataagaaaaatatggggtacttgagctaaaaaaagattgagaaccagtGTTCTATCACACATTCATGTTGATGCACTTCATCTCTATTTAGCCCAAAGGGTCAGACTGTAAAAGAAGCCTGTTGTGCGCATGTCTGATCCAGACTAGAGCTGTCTCTGGTTCTGAAAGTGGTTCTGCTttttctaaacatttttttcttcttcttcttcttattctcAGAGCCTATAAATCATATTTTCAACAAGTTGAAGATGTAAAGTGCATTTTGTGTTCTTCACGCCCATTGTTGTTCAGAGTTTCCACCTTTAAATGAATAAAGATGTCCTCTCCAAATACTCACAGGTTTTTTATGAAATCTgtcattaataaaaacagatgAATTATCTTACCTTTCCAATGTTTTCCTCGGTTTCTGTTCCTTATGAGTCACTGTGAGTTCAAAGTCCTTAGAAAAGAGTTGAATGTGTAGAAAAGCACGAGTCCTCATGGGTTGTAGATCCCTTCACATGGCTTTTGCAGACCAGGACAGCTTGGATGGAGGTCGGTTTGGGGCTCATTTTTTCCCGGTGAGTCGCTGTTTGCATTCGGACCTTTTTTCTCTTCAGCCAGTGTCGGGATCCGGTGCGCGCTCCCGCCGCTGCAGCGCGAGAGAGGCAGTCGTGAACGCGCAGCCTCTCCCATCTTCCTGCTCACTATTAAAGATACAGAAGCTCTGTCTGGTCCTCCACCCACagagaaaatgtattatttaaaggAGATGTTTCATTTATTACCCTGACCCCAGTCTAATCTTTGACCCTGTTTGGTTTGGGAGGCAGCCTTTTGTTCTCAAGTAAAGGTCaaagttacaaaaataaaactaaagatCATTTCTGCAACAATTCtccaatgttttaaataataataataataataataataataataataataataataataataataataataataataataataataataataaaatcacatGGTATAAAAACAGGGCATTTTCAGAAATGTTAAgtcaaaaaaaagtggaaaaagtgaAGATTATTGTTCTATAAatcagcacaaacacacacacacacacacacacacacacacacacacacacacacaaaacaacaatcaaatgattttttttaatccaataaGCCAGGAATATGATTAATTTTtcttagaataataaaacagcaCTTGCCACAAGTTACtattttgtgtaaaaatgtctggtttttagtttaatgttcacaaataaaaatgtcatgCTTGTTGTGCCATGTTCTGTATTCTGTGGAGTTAAATTGGTCTTATAGGGAAGttacttctttctttttccaataCTGCCATCTTCTGGTAAATGTCttatatgtaaaataaaaaggaataaACATGTATACGAACAAGTTGGATAggaatttaaataaagaaatcacatttattttcataaatgttaagcaacaagaaaaaaagagaagaggATTATTGCTCTGagaatcagcaaaaaaaaaatatgtatatatatatatatatatttccatcCAATAAGCCAAGAATATGATTAATTTCTGAGAATAATAAAACAGCACTCGCcacaagttgttgttttgtgtaaaactgtctggtttttaatttaatgttctCAAAAAAGAACATCCTATTTGTTGGCcatgttctgtattttgtgttcCAATACTGCCATCTTATGGGACATCTGttatatgtgaaataaaatGGAATAAACATGTCCACGTAGAggaatttaaataaagaaataacatttattttcataaatgttaagcaaaaaaaaaaaaaaaaaaaaaaaaggaagaagaagaaagaaaaaagtgaagaaCAAAAatcagcacaaaaaaaataaatattttctttaatccAATAAGCCAAGAATATGATTATTTCTATGAATAATAAAACAGTACTTTccaaaagttgttgttttgtgtaaaactgtctgatttttagtttattgttcataaataaaaaaatttaatggtTGTTGGCCTTGTTCTGCATTTCGTGTTCCAATACTGCCATCTTATGGTGCATCTGTTACATGTCCACGAACATGTGGGACAGAAATTGAAATAaagaaatcacatttattttcataaatgttAGGCAAAAAAAGGGAAGATTATTGCTCCAAAAATCAGCATTAAAAATTCTTTAATCTAATAagcgaagaagaagaaagaataCGTCCTATAATTTGAGCATCTAAACCCCTATAGTCTGGACAGTTTTTTAGCATTTTGATTGTTCCACATTAGGGGACTGGAGGGGCATGATTGGGAGGAAGAGCTTGCCTGATCTGAACTTCATTGATGTTCAGTTGTTGAACccaaattagggctgggcaatattgAGATTCAGATATactgagttttctattttggcgatatagaaagtTCCAATATTGCCTACATCGacattattgttctttttttatagctcgttttgtattaaaaaatacttgtttttggagtcactgcttttgctatttctcagaatatcatgaaaagcacagttagatgttCGATTgtggattgctgagtgcatcctaacccagaccttcatcaaAACAAGCCACaaaacagaactcactcactcacacgtgctgtctcctacaggtgaaaaagccaaaagtggcacatattgtgaagctgtctgttaataaatgtgcctgtggggcatttttgcatcagcaaatctcagaattgtttttctcgTCTGATGTTATTAGAATTGGAAATATCCAGATTTGTATCACATATCGCAGTTTTtgttccatatcgcccagccctagttgtgTAGTGAGAGTCTACTGTGAATGCTTGGTTGAAGAAACTGTCAGGATGTTCTTTGACCGCCTCTCACTGAGCCTGAATGAGCTCAGTTCTGCTTGGTCATTGTTGAGGCAACCATCACGAGCTGTGGCCACAGTACCCTGTCCACGTTTTATGAACAGAATACCTTGGTGCTGCCAGGGAGGGGAAGGAGGTCCAGTTTGGGGGGGGTCAGAtgatttcatctctgctgtttgcagacgATGTTGTCCTATTGGCCCCACTAAACATTGATCTCTAGCTCTTGCTGGGACGGTTTGCAGCCAAGTGTGAAGCGACTGGCATGAAGATCAGAACCTTTAAGTCTGAGGCCTTTGTTCTCAGTCGGAAAAGAGTGGATTGCCAACTCCATGGGGTTTGGGTCATGcttgaaagaacaagatcacgacTGCAAACTGATTAAAATGAGTTTTCTCCTCAGGCTCAACCTTAGAAATAGGGTGAGGACCTTGGTCATCCAGGACAGACCAGATAGAGCAGCTGCTTGAGGTGGTTCTAGCATCTAGCACGGATGTCTACTGAACACCTCCCTATAGGAGGGTGTGCTGGGTTTGTCCAGCTGGAAGGAGACCTCAAGGTTCGCCTAGGACAAGCTGGAGGGATTATAGTTCAGACCTGAGGAGGCCTTAGGATCCCCCTAGAAGAGATGGTGGGAGTGGCTAACTTGActgttacggctggtgcctcatggcctctcagcctgctcttcctccttctctcctaacacacctgattcacatcagtaatcaggtaggagaggggggaggagctgtataaagggctgagaggaccagaaggaCGGAGGCCCAACATcagaccagcagcagacatgtgcGGAGAGTTCTTCTGCTCCCTTCGACATCTTTGTAAGTTTGATATTTTAGTTTGGGCAggagatttgtttttgtctttatgtAGGTTTAGTGTTTTGCtactttttgtagtttagagcagtggttcccaatctttttttttcccatgtaccccttttgcatttttattaaatcatgagtaccctaataaaaaaaaaatatacatataccaTGCAACTTGGTTATTTCAAtaataagtaaatacagtctcctttgtaaaatgtagctaattattgttttattgtaagCCTCTACAGCATagaaaaatcttttttaaataaccagtacaagaaaatatagtattttatttagcgatagtactgttagtttgtggtgaatttgtcatGACCATTtcccaattattattattatcgtttttttttttttttaattctttctgagcaccccctgcaatgtgctcctgtacccctgcttgggaaccactggtttagaggaTGGACGCTGGGTCGATGGCCCAGGATTGGCTCAGTGTCCATCtgacttttgttcagtttggccaggaaaaatgtcttgattatgggttaagacacgcccagtcaatctatgctatgctaactagctactcattactcataTTACCTCTccattcactcttctctcaatccaacgtACTAACCACagattgtacatttttataaaaggggcggggctaacagtgctcaCTTATGacacaagatggtcccaaaacatcacatgattttgttctcagccaatttcacactctggaactgagCATGCACGACCTgggggggggtcataggtcgagaaggataaaaacataca
This genomic window from Gouania willdenowi chromosome 6, fGouWil2.1, whole genome shotgun sequence contains:
- the islr2 gene encoding immunoglobulin superfamily containing leucine-rich repeat protein 2, whose translation is MAVKLLQLVALWTVLSTVQCCPAICSCQDKLLHHYADCAYKTLLEVPLRLPSNVTTVNLSANKIKLLKRKSFVDVTQLSSLWLAHNEIVTIETGTFAPVIQLRNLDISHNKIVDFPWEDLHNLTALQLLKMNNNEMVNLPKDALSTLKDLKSLRINNNRFTTIVQGTFSALSSMSLLQIFNNPFTCSCSLEWLRDWIATARISVPEENSILCEAPEHMKGMMVTNIPKLDCEAPTVTITMEPNIENTDLNEGDMVVLNCVTKGSPQPQINWEVTAGNQNYLFPLAPTGETSDMPVNDKTTSNRFLVYRNGSLVIPYMSKKEDGNYSCSAVNDVGKAERGVQLVLTGTQKKDSNSITDSIVDKIRPSSKKPTDSKMSKNNVITWGKPGEKIKDVSEGSKDKVIDTKQIDDVSKDPSFASKCGVKDGTEYISNHAFNMSLDDLKQYTFDFGVLALEVSETEAKVQLNPLQGAVSSSSSKSNLHQSQSEDQETVNKEPVGLYQLSSKTSLDILYLCVETKNGHSMVEWSKIEEGKNAYHFHGLKPGTNYTLCLTYGGQDCQVQVVFTTRKKIPSLLIIVVVSIFLLGLATVPLFGATCCHLLYKYQGKTYKLIMKSQNPDQMEKQMKEFDRRASLVESEKTFNPSELGEGEEEADAEERDGDGEEEEGEAEGSVVTDSIPGSSSKTNPEEFEVGSEYSDRLPLGAEAVNISEEINGNYKQPSR